The Pseudoxanthomonas sp. CF385 region TCGGGCGCCGCTACGGAGCGGCGCTCGCACTGGAGGCGCTCCTGTTGCTCGTGGCGATCCCGTTGTTCAAGCAGGAGCAGATCTGGGGCGCATTGCTGGCCGCCACCGCGTGCGGCCTGCAAAACGCCATGGTGACCACGTACAGCGGCGCGGCGGTGCGCACCACCCATCTCAGCGGCATGTTCACCGACCTCGGTATCGGCCTGGGCCACCTGTTGCGGGGTATGCCGCTACAGGTACGGCGGCTGACGCTCAGCGGGCTGATCATCAGCGGCTTCCTCGGCGGCGGCGTGCTCGGCGCACTGCTCTATCGGCAGTTCGGCTACGACGCCCTGCTCGCGCCGGCCCTGTTGACCGGACTGACAGGCACGGGCTACGTGGCGTACCGCCAATGGCGGTCGCCGGGAACGGGGACGGAAACGGGCGCGTAGACCGACGACCGCGCCGTCGCGATGGCACAATCCGCGCATGACGCTCCCCTCCGTGGTTTCCGCACTCACCATCGCCGGCTCCGATTCCGGCGGCGGCGCCGGCATCCAGGCCGACCTGAAGACCTTCGCCGCGCACCGCGTGCACGGACTCTCGGTGATCGCCGCGCTCACCGCGCAGCACACCCGTGGCGTGACGGCGGTGGACGTGCCTTCGATGGATTTCCTGCGCGCGCAGCTCGATGCCTGCTTCGACGACTTCGACATCCGTGCGGCCAAGCTGGGCATGCTCGCCACCGCCGAGGTGATCGGCGTGGTCGCCGATGCCCTGCGCGACCACCGGCCTGCGACGATCGTGGTCGATCCGGTGATGGTGGCGACGAGCGGCGCGAAGCTGCTCGAAGACAGCGCGCTGCATGCGCTGCGCACGCAGCTCCTGCCCTTGGCGCACGTGGTGACGCCCAATCTCCCCGAGGCCGAACTGCTGCTCGGCCGGCCGATCCCCGACATCGCCGCCATGCGCGGCGCCGCGCAGGATCTGCTCGCCTTCGGCGCACGCGCCGTGTTCCTCAAGGGCGGCCACCTGCCCGGCGGCGGCGACGTGGTGGACCTGTATGTCGACCACACGGGAACGACGGAAACCTCGCATCTCCGGCTGGAGGTGGAGGCGCACGGAACGGGCTGTACCCTGGCGTCCGCCATCGCCGCACGCTGCGCGCTGGGCATGCCGATGATGCAGGCCTGCCTGGCGGCCTCCGACTACGTGCATGCGGCATTGCGCGGCGGCTATCGCCCCGGCCGCAGCGACATCCTCGTGCTCGACCACTTCGGAGCGGCGCCCGACGCATGAACACCTTCGACATCGACATCGCGCCGCTGGAGATCCCGTTGCGCTCGCCGGATGGGCATGGCTATACGCTGCTCGCGCGCATCCCGGCGACCGCGACCTCCGCGCTGCTGTGGATTCCTGCACTGGGCGTGGCGGCACGCCACTACCTGCCGTTCGCGGACATGCTGGCGGCGCGCGGCATGGCGGTGTTCGTGCACGAATGGCGCGGCAACGGCAGCAGCACGCTGCGCGCGGGGCGCCGCGAGGATTGGGGATACCGCGAACTGCTCGGCACCGACCTGCCGCTCAGCCACGCCGAGGTGCAGCGGCGCCTGCCCGGCCTGCCGCACCTGATCGGCGGCCACAGCCTGGGCGGCCAGCTGGCGGCCTGCCACCTGGGCGCCGAACCCGCGGCGTTCGACCGGCTCTGGCTGGTCGGAAGCGGCACGCCGCACTGGCGCACGTTCCCGGGGCTGCGCGGCCATGCGCTGCCGTTCTTCTACCAGTTCGCACCGTGGCTGGCGCACGCGTGCGGCGCACTCCCCGGTCGGCGGCTCGGCTTCGGCGGTGATGAGGCGCGCGGATTGATCCGCGACTGGGCGCGGGTCGGCCTCAGCGGACGCTACCGCGCCGCGGGTTGGCCGGCCGACCTGGAAGCCGGCATGCGTCAGGTACGGACACCGATCGACGGCGTGCTGTTCGATGACGACTGGCTGGCGCCGGAAAGTTCGCTGCGCGCGCTGATGGCGAAAATGCCGGAAGCACCCACGCGCGTCGAGATCCTGCACCATGCCGCGCTCGGCACGCGTGCGGACCACTTCGCCTGGATGAAGCAGCCGCAGGCCGTCGTCGACGCCTTGCTGGCCTGACACCCGCGCTCAGCAGCCTACGACGATGCAGTCGCGGCCCTGCGCCTTGGCGCGGTAGAGCGCGCCGTCCGCGCTGTTGATCCAGTCCGACACCGAGGCGATGCCCGGATGCGGTTCGGACAGGCCGATGCTGACGGTGCAGCGCAACCCGCGGGCGGAAAAGGAATACGCCGCCACCTGCCGACGCAGACGCTCCGCGGCCACGATCGCTTCTTCCCAGCGCGTGTTCGGCATGACGATGCCGAACTCGTCGCCGCCGTAGCGGCCGCCGGTATCGGTGTCGCGCAGGCAGGCCTTCAGCAGGCGCGCGAACTCCTCCACCACCTCGTCACCGATGGTGTGGCCGTAGCCATCGTTGATGTCCTTGAAGCGGTCGATGTCGATCAGCACCAGCACGGCGGGCCGCGTCAGCCGCTGGTAGCGCTGCAGTTCGGCGGTTGCGGCGTGCAGCCACTGCTGCCGGTTCATCAGGCCGGTGGCGGCATCGAAGCGCGCCATCTTCTCCAGCAGGTCCTTCTGCTGGCGCGCCTTGCGCGACAACGAATGGGTGGCGAGGCCGATCGCCATCGGATAGATCGCCAGGAACGGCAGGCAGGCCAGGACGACCGGATAACTGGTGTACGGATCGAACGCGAACCCCCACGCCGCGCTGGCGGCCAGGCAGGTCAACGCCATCGCCCCCAGCGTGCGTCGTGCGAAGCGCGCGCCGCCGATGATGATCTTGTCCATCGTCAGCATCACCGCGAGCAGCATGCTGGGCAACGCATCGAAGTGCATCGCGGCGATCCAGAAGCCGCCCATGGCCGCGTCGAGGGTCAGGTTCTGGAACTCGGCCTGCAGCGGCTCTTCCTGGTGCGCCTTCACCCGCAGGTAGGCCAGATGCGGCCAGAGGAATGCGTTGACCGCCAGCAGGACCCACAGCGACGGCGGCGCGCCGTGCTCCCAGAGCACCGCCGCCACGCAGAGCCCTCCCAGCCCCAGCCCCAGCGCACGCATGCGGTACATGCGCAGGCCGTAGCGTGAGCGGTTCTGTTCCGCCATGTCGCGCGCGGCATCGATGGGCAAGCGGATCCAAGGGCAATGGGTTGGCCGGATTCTCGGCCAATCGCGTCCACCGCACCAGCCTGCGACGCCGGGTCGCACGCTGTGTTATGCCAACCCGATCACATCGCCGCGTCAGGCGGCGGGATACCCCTGCGGGTTCAGCGACTGCCAGCGCCACGCATCCTGGCACATGGCCTCCACGCCCAACTCCGCCCGCCAGCCGAGCGTTCGCTGGGCGAGAGAAGGGTCGGCGTAGACTTCGGCGACATCGCCGGGACGCCGCGCGACCACCTGGTAAGGGATGTCGCGCGCGGCGGCTTCGGCGAAGGCCTTCACCAGTTGCAGCACGCTGACGCCCTGCCCGGTACCGAGGTTGACGGTGAGGTTGCGGCGCTCGCGCGCGACGAAGTCCAGCGCGTCGGCGTGCGCACGCGCCAGGTCCATCACGTGGATGTAGTCGCGCACGCCGGTACCGTCCAGCGTGGGCCAGTCGCCGCCGAAGACGCTCAGGCGCTCGCGCCGCCCCACCGCCACCTGGCAGATGAAGGGCATCAGGTTGTTGGGAATGCCGCCCGGGTCTTCGCCGATCAGCCCCGAGGCATGCGCGCCGACCGGGTTGAAGTAGCGCAGGTTCACCGCATGGAAATCGGGATCGGCGCGGCACAGGTCGCCGATCAGCTCTTCCATCACCAGCTTGGTGCGGCCATAGGGATTGGTGACTTGCAGATGCGCATCCTCGCGCACCGGCACGCTCGCGGGGTCGCCATAGACGGTCGCGGAAGAGCTGAACACCATCCGCTTCACGCCGGCCTGCTGCATGCCGTGCAGCAGGTTGAGGGTGCCGCCGATGTTGTTGTGGAAATAGTCCAGCGGCCGCTCGCAGGATTCGCCGACCGACTTCAACGCGGCGAAGTGCACGACGGCATCGAAGTGCTGGCGGGCGAAAAAGCCGGTGACCGCCTCGCGGTCGCGCAGGTCCAGCGGCTGGAACGGGACCGGCTGGCCCGTGATCTGCTGCAGGCGCGCGAGCACGCCCGGCGAGCTGTTGCTGAAGTTGTCGGCCACCACCACATCGTGGCCGCGCTCGACGAGCACCACGTAGGCATGCGCGCCGATGTAGCCCGCGCCACCGCACAACAGGATCCGCATCTCGACTCCCCGGTCGTGTCGACGTCCCTTCCTGTGGACGATCACTGGAGGAATACGCAAGCCGCGGCGCAATCAGGCCAACGATGCGCCGCGTGTCCTGCGTTCGACGGTTTGGACGTTGATCGGCAGGACACGGGGCACGGACCGGGGAACGTCCGTACCGCGCCACCGTATAGACTCTTCTACTAGCGACACCTACAGGGGATTTCCACAACGATGAACGCTCCACTGCCCACCCTGGACCAGGCCAGGATCGCCGTGATCGGACTGGGGTACGTCGGCCTGCCGTTGGCCGTGGCCTTCGGCCGCAAGTACCCCACGCTGGGGTTCGACATCAACGGCAAGCGCGTGGCGGAACTGCGCACCCATCACGACCACACGCTGGAAGTCTCTTCCGAAGAATTGCGCGACACGCCGCAGCTCGAGTTCAGCGACGATCCGGCAGCCTTGGCCCGGTGCAATGTCTTCATCGTCACCGTGCCCACCCCGATCGACGACTACAAGCGCCCCGACCTGCGGCCGCTGGAGTCGGCCAGCCGCGCGCTGGGCAAGGCCATCGGCAAGGGCGCCGTGGCGATCTACGAATCCACGGTCTACCCCGGCGCCACCGAAGAGGCCTGCGTGCCGATCATCGAGCGCGAATCGGGCCTGACCTTCAACCAGGACTTCTACGCGGGCTACAGCCCCGAGCGGATCAACCCGGGCGACAAGCAGCATCGCCTGGAGACGATCATGAAGGTCACCTCCGGCTCCACGCCGGAGGTCGCCGACTTCGTGGATGCCCTGTACGGCAGCATCATCACCGCGGGCACGCACAAGGCCAGCAGCATCCGCGTGGCGGAAGCGGCCAAGGTGATCGAGAACACCCAGCGCGACGTCAACATCGCGCTGATCAACGAACTGGCGCTGATTTTCCACCGCCTCGGCATCGACACCCACGAGGTGCTCGAGGCCGCCGGCACCAAGTGGAACTTCCTGCCGTTCCGCCCCGGCCTGGTCGGCGGCCACTGCATCGGCGTGGATCCGTACTACCTGACCCACAAGGCGCAGCAGATCGGCTACCACCCCGACGTGATCCTGGCCGGGCGCCGCATCAACGACGGCATGGGCAGTCACGTGGCGCGCCGCGTGGCCAAGCTGATGGCCCGCCGCAACCTGCCCACGGCCGGCGCGAAAGTGCTGGTGCTGGGCCTGGCGTTCAAGGAGAACTGCCCGGACGTGCGCAACACGCGCGTGGTCGACATCGTCGCCGAACTGCGCAGCTACAACGCGCAGGTGGACGTGCACGACCCATGGGTCAGCGCCGACGAGGCCAAGCACGAATACGGGCTCGATCTGGTGGCGGAGCCACAGGCGGGCCAGTACGATGCGGTGATCCTCGCCGTGGCGCACAAGCAGTTCAGCGAGCGCGGCGCCGAGGGCATCCGCGGCTTCGGCAAGCCGGGAGCGGTGGTGTTCGACGTGAAGCGCACCCTGCCCCGTCACGCCGTGGACGACTGCCTGTAATCCCTTCCTCCCCCAGGAGTACCTGATGCGCGTACTGGTCACCGGCGCCGCCGGCTTCATCGGCTCCCACCTCAGCGAGCGCCTGCTCGCCCGCGGCGATGAAGTGCTGGGGTACGACAACCTCAACGCGTATTACGACCCCACCCTGAAGGAAGCCCGGCTCGCCCGGCTGACGCCGAAGGAGGGCTTCAACTTCGTGCGCGGTTCGCTGGAGGACCGCGCCGCGCTGGAAGCCGCGTTCGACGACTTCAAGCCGCAGCGGGTGGTGAACCTGGCCGCGCAGGCGGGCGTGCGTTACTCGCTCGAGAACCCCCATGCCTACGTCGACAGCAACATCACCGGCTTCCTGAACATCCTCGAGGCCTGCCGCCATCGCGGCATCGAGCACCTGGTCTACGCGTCGTCCAGTTCGGTCTATGGCGCCAACCGCAAGCTGCCCTTCGCGGTGGAGGACAGCGTCGACCACCCGGTCAGCCTGTACGCGGCCAGCAAAAAGGCCAACGAGTTGATGGCGCATACCTACAGCCACCTGTTCAACCTGCCCACCACCGGCCTGCGCTTCTTCACGGTGTACGGGCCCTGGGGACGGCCGGACATGGCGCTCTTCCTGTTCACCCGGAAGATCCTGGCCGGCGAACCCATCGATGTGTTCAACCACGGGCGCCACACCCGCGACTTCACCTACATCGACGACATCGTCGAAGGCGTGATCCGCACCCTGGACCGCGTCCCCGGCGCCGACCCGGGCTACGACCCGCTGGCGCCGACCCCGGCCAGCTCGCTGGCCCCCTACCGGGTCTACAACATCGGCAACCACCAGCCGGTGGAACTGCTGCGCTACATCGAAGTGCTCGAGGAATGCCTCGGCCGCAAGGCGGAAAAACGCCTGCTGCCGCTGCAGCCGGGCGACGTGCCGGATACCTATGCGGACGTGGAAGCGCTGAGCCGCGACACCGGCTATTCGCCCTCGACCCCGATCGAGACGGGCGTGCGCCGCTTCGCCGAGTGGTACCGCGCGTTCTACCAGGCCTGAGGCCCGCGCGCCGGGGCGCCGTTCAGGCGCCCGCATTGGCCGGATTCCCCTGTCGCCCCCGTTGTAGTGGGCATCAGCAGATACAGGGGATCCTCGATGAAACGCGTCTTCACCGGCCTCAGCGCCCTCCTTCTGACCGTGTTCCTGGCGTCGTGCGCGACGTCGTCCGGCAGCGAGAGCGCTCCGCCCACCACCAGCACGCTGGCCACCGATGCCTACCACATCGGCGTCGACGACATCGTGCAGGTATCCGTGTGGCGCAATCCGGAGCTCGGCATCACCGTGCCGGTGCGCCCCGACGGCATGATCTCG contains the following coding sequences:
- the galE gene encoding UDP-glucose 4-epimerase GalE — encoded protein: MRILLCGGAGYIGAHAYVVLVERGHDVVVADNFSNSSPGVLARLQQITGQPVPFQPLDLRDREAVTGFFARQHFDAVVHFAALKSVGESCERPLDYFHNNIGGTLNLLHGMQQAGVKRMVFSSSATVYGDPASVPVREDAHLQVTNPYGRTKLVMEELIGDLCRADPDFHAVNLRYFNPVGAHASGLIGEDPGGIPNNLMPFICQVAVGRRERLSVFGGDWPTLDGTGVRDYIHVMDLARAHADALDFVARERRNLTVNLGTGQGVSVLQLVKAFAEAAARDIPYQVVARRPGDVAEVYADPSLAQRTLGWRAELGVEAMCQDAWRWQSLNPQGYPAA
- a CDS encoding YoaK family protein, yielding MGLHLPRWVWIGAVALACVAGMVNVIGYLGFEHQAVSHLTGTTSLLGAALAHGDLRAVMHLWGMLIAFCLGAMLSGLIIQDQTLRLGRRYGAALALEALLLLVAIPLFKQEQIWGALLAATACGLQNAMVTTYSGAAVRTTHLSGMFTDLGIGLGHLLRGMPLQVRRLTLSGLIISGFLGGGVLGALLYRQFGYDALLAPALLTGLTGTGYVAYRQWRSPGTGTETGA
- a CDS encoding diguanylate cyclase, which produces MPIDAARDMAEQNRSRYGLRMYRMRALGLGLGGLCVAAVLWEHGAPPSLWVLLAVNAFLWPHLAYLRVKAHQEEPLQAEFQNLTLDAAMGGFWIAAMHFDALPSMLLAVMLTMDKIIIGGARFARRTLGAMALTCLAASAAWGFAFDPYTSYPVVLACLPFLAIYPMAIGLATHSLSRKARQQKDLLEKMARFDAATGLMNRQQWLHAATAELQRYQRLTRPAVLVLIDIDRFKDINDGYGHTIGDEVVEEFARLLKACLRDTDTGGRYGGDEFGIVMPNTRWEEAIVAAERLRRQVAAYSFSARGLRCTVSIGLSEPHPGIASVSDWINSADGALYRAKAQGRDCIVVGC
- the thiD gene encoding bifunctional hydroxymethylpyrimidine kinase/phosphomethylpyrimidine kinase, translated to MTLPSVVSALTIAGSDSGGGAGIQADLKTFAAHRVHGLSVIAALTAQHTRGVTAVDVPSMDFLRAQLDACFDDFDIRAAKLGMLATAEVIGVVADALRDHRPATIVVDPVMVATSGAKLLEDSALHALRTQLLPLAHVVTPNLPEAELLLGRPIPDIAAMRGAAQDLLAFGARAVFLKGGHLPGGGDVVDLYVDHTGTTETSHLRLEVEAHGTGCTLASAIAARCALGMPMMQACLAASDYVHAALRGGYRPGRSDILVLDHFGAAPDA
- a CDS encoding alpha/beta hydrolase gives rise to the protein MNTFDIDIAPLEIPLRSPDGHGYTLLARIPATATSALLWIPALGVAARHYLPFADMLAARGMAVFVHEWRGNGSSTLRAGRREDWGYRELLGTDLPLSHAEVQRRLPGLPHLIGGHSLGGQLAACHLGAEPAAFDRLWLVGSGTPHWRTFPGLRGHALPFFYQFAPWLAHACGALPGRRLGFGGDEARGLIRDWARVGLSGRYRAAGWPADLEAGMRQVRTPIDGVLFDDDWLAPESSLRALMAKMPEAPTRVEILHHAALGTRADHFAWMKQPQAVVDALLA
- a CDS encoding NAD-dependent epimerase, whose protein sequence is MRVLVTGAAGFIGSHLSERLLARGDEVLGYDNLNAYYDPTLKEARLARLTPKEGFNFVRGSLEDRAALEAAFDDFKPQRVVNLAAQAGVRYSLENPHAYVDSNITGFLNILEACRHRGIEHLVYASSSSVYGANRKLPFAVEDSVDHPVSLYAASKKANELMAHTYSHLFNLPTTGLRFFTVYGPWGRPDMALFLFTRKILAGEPIDVFNHGRHTRDFTYIDDIVEGVIRTLDRVPGADPGYDPLAPTPASSLAPYRVYNIGNHQPVELLRYIEVLEECLGRKAEKRLLPLQPGDVPDTYADVEALSRDTGYSPSTPIETGVRRFAEWYRAFYQA
- the tviB gene encoding Vi polysaccharide biosynthesis UDP-N-acetylglucosamine C-6 dehydrogenase TviB, with product MNAPLPTLDQARIAVIGLGYVGLPLAVAFGRKYPTLGFDINGKRVAELRTHHDHTLEVSSEELRDTPQLEFSDDPAALARCNVFIVTVPTPIDDYKRPDLRPLESASRALGKAIGKGAVAIYESTVYPGATEEACVPIIERESGLTFNQDFYAGYSPERINPGDKQHRLETIMKVTSGSTPEVADFVDALYGSIITAGTHKASSIRVAEAAKVIENTQRDVNIALINELALIFHRLGIDTHEVLEAAGTKWNFLPFRPGLVGGHCIGVDPYYLTHKAQQIGYHPDVILAGRRINDGMGSHVARRVAKLMARRNLPTAGAKVLVLGLAFKENCPDVRNTRVVDIVAELRSYNAQVDVHDPWVSADEAKHEYGLDLVAEPQAGQYDAVILAVAHKQFSERGAEGIRGFGKPGAVVFDVKRTLPRHAVDDCL